From a region of the Nocardioides ginsengisegetis genome:
- a CDS encoding PHP domain-containing protein, producing the protein MSEAYDGGAVAALRRIAFLLERAREDTYKVKAFRGAAAAILPMSDDEVAAAVADGTITKLPGVGASSAKVIADAVAGVVPERLAKLEAEHGGPLTTGGADLRARLRGDLHSHSDWSDGGSPIEEMAFTAIELGHDYQVLTDHSPRLKVARGLSAERLARQLDVVDAVNDHLSGTGFTLLKGIEVDILDDGGLDQTDELLARLDVRVASVHSKLAMDAPAMTKRMIGAIRNPRTNVLGHCTGRLVTGNRGTRPGSQFDAEAVFAACVEHDVAVEINARPERRDPPTRLLELARDVGCLFSIDSDAHAPGQLDFLVYGCERAEAAGIDPDRIVNTWPQERLLSWANG; encoded by the coding sequence GTGTCGGAGGCGTACGACGGGGGCGCGGTCGCGGCCCTGCGGAGGATCGCCTTCCTGCTGGAGCGGGCGCGCGAGGACACCTACAAGGTCAAGGCGTTCCGCGGCGCGGCCGCGGCGATCCTGCCGATGTCCGACGACGAGGTGGCGGCGGCGGTCGCCGACGGGACGATCACGAAGCTGCCGGGCGTCGGCGCGAGCTCGGCGAAGGTGATCGCCGACGCGGTGGCCGGCGTCGTGCCCGAGCGGCTGGCGAAGCTCGAGGCCGAGCACGGCGGACCGCTGACCACCGGGGGTGCCGACCTGCGGGCCCGGCTCCGCGGCGACCTGCACTCCCACTCCGACTGGTCCGACGGCGGCTCGCCGATCGAGGAGATGGCCTTCACCGCGATCGAGCTCGGCCACGACTACCAGGTGCTGACCGACCACTCGCCGCGCCTGAAGGTCGCCCGCGGGCTGAGCGCCGAGCGGCTGGCCCGCCAGCTCGACGTCGTCGACGCCGTCAACGACCACCTCTCCGGCACCGGCTTCACGCTCCTGAAGGGCATCGAGGTCGACATCCTCGACGACGGCGGGCTCGACCAGACCGACGAGCTGCTGGCCCGCCTCGACGTCCGCGTCGCCAGCGTCCACTCCAAGCTGGCCATGGACGCACCGGCGATGACGAAGCGGATGATCGGCGCGATCCGCAACCCGCGGACGAACGTCCTGGGCCACTGCACCGGCCGGCTCGTGACCGGCAACCGCGGCACGCGCCCGGGCTCCCAGTTCGACGCGGAGGCGGTCTTCGCGGCGTGCGTCGAGCACGATGTCGCGGTCGAGATCAACGCCCGCCCGGAGCGCCGCGACCCGCCCACACGGCTGCTGGAGCTGGCCCGCGACGTGGGCTGCCTGTTCTCCATCGACAGCGACGCGCACGCCCCCGGACAGCTCGACTTCCTCGTCTACGGCTGCGAGCGGGCCGAGGCGGCCGGCATCGACCCGGACCGCATCGTCAACACCTGGCCGCAGGAGCGCCTGCTGAGCTGGGCGAACGGTTAG
- a CDS encoding M48 family metallopeptidase, with product MTTEPPRPEVEVRRSKRRRRTVSAYRDGDRIVVMIPASLSRKEEAEWVETMLARLERSEKRRRPSDDVLLQRALGLSDKYLGGLPRPESVRWVENQRSRWGSCTPGDRTIRLSARLQGMPAWVIDYVLVHELAHLLETGHDAKFWAWVDRYPHAERAKGYLLGWSAAAKLTLPPGYEAD from the coding sequence ATGACCACCGAGCCGCCGCGACCCGAGGTGGAGGTACGTCGCTCCAAGCGTCGCCGGCGTACCGTCTCGGCCTACCGCGACGGCGACCGGATCGTGGTGATGATCCCCGCCTCGCTCTCCCGCAAGGAGGAGGCCGAGTGGGTCGAGACGATGCTGGCGCGGCTCGAGCGGTCCGAGAAGCGCCGGCGTCCCTCCGACGACGTGCTGCTGCAGCGCGCCCTCGGGCTCAGTGACAAGTACCTCGGCGGGCTGCCCCGGCCCGAGTCGGTGCGCTGGGTGGAGAACCAGAGGTCGCGGTGGGGCTCCTGCACGCCCGGTGACCGCACGATCCGGCTCTCGGCGCGGCTGCAGGGGATGCCGGCCTGGGTCATCGACTACGTGCTGGTCCACGAGCTCGCGCACCTGCTGGAGACCGGCCACGACGCGAAGTTCTGGGCGTGGGTCGACCGCTATCCCCACGCCGAGCGGGCGAAGGGCTACCTGCTCGGCTGGTCCGCCGCGGCGAAGCTGACGCTGCCGCCGGGCTACGAGGCCGACTGA
- a CDS encoding NUDIX domain-containing protein, with the protein MSLHADALAVLSGWVAPTPAQDELRQRYVDHLAAHDDGVWRGCFPDHLTAGTLVVDESGEHVLLNLHRKARRWFAFGGHCEPGDRTLADAALREAREESGLADLRFDPVPAHLDEHAVPFCDPRGEVRHLDVRFVAQAPAGADHATSDESLDVRWWPVDGLPELEPEMHELIAVARARFA; encoded by the coding sequence GTGAGCCTCCACGCCGACGCGCTGGCGGTGCTCAGCGGCTGGGTCGCGCCCACGCCCGCCCAGGACGAGCTCCGCCAGCGGTACGTCGACCACCTGGCCGCGCACGACGACGGGGTCTGGCGCGGCTGCTTCCCCGACCACCTGACCGCGGGCACGCTCGTCGTCGACGAGTCGGGCGAGCACGTGCTGCTCAACCTGCACCGCAAGGCCCGCCGCTGGTTCGCCTTCGGCGGTCACTGCGAGCCGGGCGACCGGACGCTGGCCGACGCCGCGCTCCGCGAGGCCCGCGAGGAGTCGGGGCTGGCCGACCTCCGCTTCGACCCCGTGCCCGCCCATCTCGATGAGCACGCCGTGCCGTTCTGCGACCCGCGCGGCGAGGTGCGCCACCTCGACGTCCGCTTCGTCGCGCAGGCACCGGCCGGTGCCGACCACGCCACCAGCGACGAGTCGCTGGACGTGCGCTGGTGGCCCGTCGACGGCCTGCCCGAGCTCGAGCCGGAGATGCACGAGCTGATCGCGGTCGCCCGCGCCCGGTTCGCCTGA
- a CDS encoding zinc-dependent metalloprotease has protein sequence MSDEPGKNSDEPEESGQNPFKGTPFEQLFGAGGLGGLGGALGGMGLGGPGGQMPDLGQLFSQLQSLMQPHEGTLNWDYALDLARKSAARTSDPSPTQKQKDAVADAVRLADHWLDETTSFPSGVTSTAAWSRAEWIVGTTDVWKVLVEPIAEGSVNALGGALPEEARAMSAPILGILGKAVGAMLATQIGSGLGALAGDVLSVSDIGLPLAPAGKAALVPANIAAFAEGLDVTEDDVLLYLALREAAHQRLFAHVPWLREHLIGAVADYARGIEINAEGIQGRIEEQMRGVDPANPESMQELLDGGLFDLPKSPAQEAALNRLEVTLALVEGWVDEVVGQATHERMPAAAKLQEAFRRRRAAGGPAEETFATLVGLELRPRRLRDASTLWGSLRTRQGTEARDGVWMHPDLLPTAADLDDPLGFREDASAPDEMTDDDFDAGLKRLLDGE, from the coding sequence ATGAGCGACGAGCCCGGCAAGAACTCCGACGAGCCCGAGGAGAGCGGCCAGAACCCCTTCAAGGGCACGCCCTTCGAGCAGCTGTTCGGTGCCGGCGGGCTCGGTGGGCTGGGTGGCGCCCTCGGCGGGATGGGCCTCGGTGGCCCCGGCGGCCAGATGCCCGACCTCGGCCAGCTCTTCAGCCAGCTCCAGTCCCTCATGCAGCCCCACGAGGGCACCCTCAACTGGGACTACGCCCTCGACCTCGCCCGCAAGAGCGCGGCGCGGACCAGCGACCCCTCCCCCACGCAGAAGCAGAAGGACGCCGTCGCCGACGCCGTGCGGCTGGCCGACCACTGGCTCGACGAGACCACGTCGTTCCCCTCCGGCGTCACCTCGACCGCGGCCTGGAGCCGCGCCGAGTGGATCGTCGGCACCACCGACGTCTGGAAGGTGCTGGTCGAGCCGATCGCCGAGGGCTCGGTCAACGCGCTCGGCGGCGCGCTGCCCGAGGAGGCCCGGGCCATGTCGGCCCCCATCCTCGGCATCCTGGGCAAGGCCGTGGGCGCGATGCTCGCCACCCAGATCGGCAGCGGCCTCGGCGCGCTGGCCGGTGACGTGCTGAGCGTCTCCGACATCGGGCTGCCCCTCGCCCCCGCCGGCAAGGCGGCCCTCGTGCCCGCCAACATCGCGGCCTTCGCCGAGGGTCTCGACGTCACCGAGGACGACGTGCTGCTCTACCTCGCGCTGCGCGAGGCCGCCCACCAGCGCCTGTTCGCCCACGTGCCGTGGCTGCGCGAGCACCTCATCGGCGCGGTGGCCGACTACGCCCGCGGCATCGAGATCAACGCCGAGGGCATCCAGGGCCGCATCGAGGAGCAGATGCGCGGCGTCGACCCGGCCAACCCCGAGTCGATGCAGGAGCTGCTCGACGGCGGCCTCTTCGACCTGCCCAAGTCGCCGGCCCAGGAGGCCGCGCTCAACCGCCTCGAGGTCACCCTCGCCCTCGTCGAGGGCTGGGTCGACGAGGTCGTCGGCCAGGCCACCCACGAGCGGATGCCCGCCGCGGCCAAGCTCCAGGAGGCGTTCCGGCGCCGCCGGGCCGCCGGCGGTCCCGCCGAGGAGACCTTCGCGACGCTGGTCGGCCTCGAGCTGCGCCCGCGCCGGCTGCGCGACGCCTCCACGCTGTGGGGCTCGCTGCGCACCCGGCAGGGCACCGAGGCCCGCGACGGCGTCTGGATGCACCCCGACCTGCTGCCGACGGCCGCCGACCTCGACGACCCGCTCGGCTTCCGCGAGGACGCCTCGGCGCCGGACGAGATGACCGACGACGACTTCGACGCCGGCCTCAAGCGCCTCCTCGACGGCGAGTGA
- a CDS encoding molybdenum cofactor biosynthesis protein MoaE, producing MSNPAVRLVAIRDTPLDVAEVVACLDDEASGGLTLFVGRVRDHDGGKDVDGLDYSAHPTALDKMREVCERVAEEYDVHGVAAVHRVGTLAIGDIAVVVATTTAHRGEAFAASRALIDTLKAEVPIWKHQQFGDGTEEWVGSP from the coding sequence GTGAGCAATCCCGCCGTCCGCCTGGTCGCCATCCGGGACACCCCGCTCGACGTGGCGGAGGTCGTGGCCTGCCTGGACGACGAGGCCTCGGGCGGCCTGACGCTCTTCGTCGGCCGCGTGCGCGACCACGACGGCGGCAAGGACGTCGACGGGCTGGACTACTCCGCGCACCCCACCGCCCTGGACAAGATGCGCGAGGTCTGCGAGCGCGTCGCCGAGGAGTACGACGTCCACGGCGTCGCCGCCGTCCACCGCGTCGGCACCCTCGCGATCGGCGACATCGCGGTGGTCGTGGCCACCACCACTGCCCACCGCGGCGAGGCGTTCGCGGCGTCGCGGGCGCTGATCGACACGCTCAAGGCCGAGGTCCCGATCTGGAAGCACCAGCAGTTCGGCGACGGCACCGAGGAGTGGGTCGGCTCGCCCTAG
- a CDS encoding YlbL family protein produces the protein MTQRIVAGLVAVPLLVALWWKAGTEGLPYVTYEPGLTLDVLAETHGNEIIQVTGHKTYRDDGELRMTTVYVSQPRPSKVTLFELMHDWISKDDAVYPYDAVYQQDETPEQNQQEGAVDMVSSQDNATAVALHELGYDVKPALEVLSVTKGAPADGKLKVRDIIEKVGGVTVRQSDDLTNAIGNTPPGRSLPLTVRRDGKSVTVQVTPVETDGSPKIGIQIGIGYVFPFQVSVKIDPNIGGPSAGLMFSLGIYDTLTPGSLTGGAIVAGTGTIDAKGHVGPIGGIQQKIVGARDAGAQLFMVPPDNCSDALQAPHGDMRLVKATTMHDAVASIEAWAKDHDAALPSCTDK, from the coding sequence ATGACGCAGCGGATCGTGGCCGGCCTCGTCGCTGTGCCCCTTCTGGTCGCCCTGTGGTGGAAGGCCGGGACGGAGGGCCTGCCCTACGTCACCTACGAGCCCGGGCTCACCCTCGACGTGCTGGCCGAGACGCACGGCAACGAGATCATCCAGGTGACCGGCCACAAGACCTACCGCGACGACGGTGAGCTGCGGATGACCACCGTCTACGTCTCCCAGCCGCGGCCCTCGAAGGTCACGCTCTTCGAGCTGATGCACGACTGGATCAGCAAGGACGACGCGGTCTACCCCTACGACGCGGTCTACCAGCAGGACGAGACGCCCGAGCAGAACCAGCAGGAGGGCGCCGTCGACATGGTGTCCTCGCAGGACAACGCGACCGCGGTGGCGCTGCACGAGCTGGGGTACGACGTGAAGCCGGCGCTCGAGGTCCTCAGCGTCACCAAGGGTGCGCCGGCCGACGGCAAGCTCAAGGTGCGCGACATCATCGAGAAGGTCGGCGGCGTCACGGTCCGGCAGAGCGACGACCTGACCAACGCCATCGGCAACACGCCGCCCGGCAGGTCGCTGCCGCTCACGGTCCGGCGCGACGGCAAGTCCGTCACCGTGCAGGTCACGCCGGTCGAGACGGACGGCTCGCCGAAGATCGGCATCCAGATCGGGATCGGCTACGTCTTCCCGTTCCAGGTGTCGGTGAAGATCGACCCCAACATCGGCGGCCCCAGCGCCGGCCTGATGTTCTCCCTCGGCATCTACGACACCCTGACCCCCGGATCCCTGACCGGCGGCGCGATCGTGGCCGGCACCGGCACGATCGACGCGAAGGGCCACGTCGGACCGATCGGCGGCATCCAGCAGAAGATCGTGGGCGCCCGCGACGCCGGGGCCCAGCTGTTCATGGTGCCGCCCGACAACTGCAGCGACGCGCTGCAGGCCCCCCACGGGGACATGCGCCTGGTGAAGGCGACGACGATGCACGACGCCGTGGCCTCGATCGAGGCCTGGGCGAAGGACCACGACGCCGCCCTGCCCTCCTGCACCGACAAGTGA
- a CDS encoding PPA1309 family protein, with protein sequence MTDDQPDLNPDLSPELTADLDVDPALAAAVLEIEQHIAQGGWDQPARLYALVDTARLVAQEPALASAMGLDASSAQGSLTPVEQDQLAPDRPLETVLESIVWPDGVAGCAAVVERLVLPPDADDQIPDDPAGAEEFAREHPDRQEVRIVAGATRAGSTYCALRLRAHDDDQSVVGGADLVPQLLALLGATLTDDEHTPEHTED encoded by the coding sequence GTGACTGACGACCAGCCCGACCTCAACCCGGACCTCAGCCCCGAGCTGACGGCCGACCTCGACGTCGACCCGGCCCTGGCCGCGGCAGTCCTGGAGATCGAGCAGCACATCGCGCAGGGCGGCTGGGACCAGCCCGCCCGCCTCTACGCGCTGGTCGACACGGCCCGCCTGGTCGCGCAGGAGCCCGCGCTGGCCTCGGCGATGGGGCTCGACGCGTCCTCGGCGCAGGGGTCGCTGACCCCGGTCGAGCAGGACCAGCTCGCCCCCGACCGGCCGCTGGAGACGGTGCTCGAGTCGATCGTGTGGCCCGACGGCGTCGCCGGCTGCGCGGCCGTCGTCGAGCGGCTCGTGCTGCCCCCGGACGCCGACGACCAGATCCCCGACGACCCGGCCGGCGCGGAGGAGTTCGCCCGCGAGCACCCCGACCGGCAGGAGGTCCGGATCGTCGCCGGCGCGACGCGCGCGGGATCGACGTACTGCGCCCTGCGGCTGCGCGCCCACGACGACGACCAGTCGGTGGTGGGCGGGGCCGACCTCGTGCCCCAGCTCCTCGCGCTGCTCGGCGCCACGCTGACCGACGACGAACACACGCCAGAACACACGGAGGACTGA
- a CDS encoding UPF0182 family protein, whose amino-acid sequence MSELFDDDPRDTPPPERPGRRSRALVITGVVLVFAFFGLSTFAGLYTDRLWYKAGGYGEVFSTLFWTKTGLFLVFGALMAIVVGANIYLAYRLRPIFRPHSPEQTGLDRYRDAVTPIRTWLLVGISLVLGAFAGTSSVGEWRNYLLWRNGVPFHAEDAYFHKDIGFYVFDLPWLHYLVDFTLAVTVVALLAAAIVHYLYGGIRLQTSHDRLSGAAQAQLSVLLGVFVLAKAADYWLDRYDLVNQSGGLITGMTYTDDHAVLPAKNILMGIAVICAVLFFLNVWRRTWLLPSVGLALLALSAVLLGLIWPGIVQQFQVKPSEADKEAPYISKNIEATRAAYDVSDVEETNYTSNSSVSTGQLAQLDGQTSSTPLVDPQLVRETFQQNQQPRTYYSVAPVLDVDRYDIGGVDRALVLGVRELDQSRINANDQNWSNLHTVYTHGNGVVAAYANQRPENNKAEATSIQWAEGLPTADEPTAQHALGDFQNQIYFGEQSPDYSIVGKAPGGPDVELDLANADSGSEDAKDDTTTYAGTGGVPIGGFFNQLMYAVKFGEPNFLLSERVNENSQVLYNRNPRDRVEKFAPWLTIDSDPYPAVVDGRVEWILDGYTTTDRYPGAEKDSFKDMTDDSLQDNAGIRTLPTDEINYMRNAVKATVDAYDGTVTLYAWDETDPILQAWRSAFPGTVKDKSEIPPDLLQHLRYPEDLFKVQRFQYARYHVTDAGDFYQGNNRWSVPEDPNTNGHLQPPYRLFVDQPVDGGGERSTFSLTSVFTPYNKSNLAAFVSVDSDATDPSTYGRMRALVLPDSRTDGPGLIANKFSSNSDVRAALLPFQSGDAPPIFGNLLTLPVADGLIYVEPVYAVRAGSTSGYPSLQFVLASYGGEVGIGPTLHQALADVLGVDGTVTPPDGSGNGNGNGNGNGNGNGTSSLSAQIRTKLAAAESAFEAADRALKAGDPVEYARQVQIGRDLVADAASLAAQQKR is encoded by the coding sequence GTGAGCGAGCTCTTCGACGACGACCCGCGCGACACCCCGCCGCCCGAGCGCCCCGGACGTCGCTCCCGCGCGCTGGTCATCACCGGCGTCGTGCTCGTCTTCGCCTTCTTCGGGCTCTCCACCTTCGCGGGGCTCTACACCGACCGGCTCTGGTACAAGGCCGGCGGCTACGGCGAGGTCTTCTCCACCCTGTTCTGGACCAAGACCGGGCTGTTCCTGGTGTTCGGGGCGCTGATGGCGATCGTGGTCGGCGCCAACATCTACCTCGCCTACCGGCTGCGGCCGATCTTCCGGCCGCACTCGCCCGAGCAGACCGGGCTGGACCGCTACCGCGACGCCGTCACGCCGATCCGCACCTGGCTGCTCGTCGGGATCTCGCTGGTGCTCGGCGCCTTCGCCGGCACGTCGTCGGTGGGGGAGTGGCGCAACTACCTGCTGTGGCGCAACGGCGTGCCGTTCCACGCCGAGGACGCCTACTTCCACAAGGACATCGGCTTCTACGTCTTCGACCTGCCGTGGCTGCACTACCTCGTCGACTTCACCCTCGCGGTCACCGTGGTGGCGCTGCTGGCGGCCGCGATCGTGCACTACCTCTACGGCGGCATCCGGCTGCAGACCTCGCACGACCGGCTCTCCGGGGCGGCGCAGGCGCAGCTGTCGGTGCTGCTCGGCGTCTTCGTGCTGGCCAAGGCGGCCGACTACTGGCTGGACCGCTACGACCTGGTCAACCAGTCCGGCGGCCTGATCACCGGCATGACCTACACCGACGACCACGCGGTGCTGCCGGCCAAGAACATCCTGATGGGCATCGCGGTGATCTGCGCCGTGCTGTTCTTCCTCAACGTCTGGCGCCGCACCTGGCTGCTCCCGTCGGTCGGGCTGGCGCTGCTCGCGCTGTCGGCCGTCCTGCTCGGCCTGATCTGGCCGGGCATCGTGCAGCAGTTCCAGGTCAAGCCGTCCGAGGCGGACAAGGAGGCGCCGTACATCTCGAAGAACATCGAGGCCACGCGGGCGGCGTACGACGTCAGCGACGTCGAGGAGACCAACTACACCAGCAACTCCTCGGTCTCGACCGGTCAGCTGGCCCAGCTCGACGGGCAGACCTCGTCGACGCCGCTGGTCGACCCGCAGCTCGTGCGCGAGACCTTCCAGCAGAACCAGCAGCCGCGCACCTACTACTCCGTCGCGCCGGTGCTCGACGTCGACCGCTACGACATCGGCGGCGTCGACCGGGCCCTGGTCCTCGGGGTCCGCGAGCTCGACCAGTCGCGGATCAACGCCAACGACCAGAACTGGTCCAACCTGCACACCGTCTACACCCACGGCAACGGCGTGGTCGCGGCGTACGCCAACCAGCGTCCGGAGAACAACAAGGCCGAGGCGACGAGCATCCAGTGGGCCGAGGGCCTGCCGACGGCCGACGAGCCGACGGCGCAGCACGCCCTGGGTGACTTCCAGAACCAGATCTACTTCGGTGAGCAGAGCCCCGACTACTCCATCGTGGGCAAGGCGCCCGGCGGCCCGGACGTCGAGCTCGACCTGGCCAACGCCGACTCCGGGTCCGAGGACGCCAAGGACGACACCACGACGTACGCCGGCACCGGCGGGGTGCCGATCGGCGGCTTCTTCAACCAGCTGATGTACGCCGTGAAGTTCGGCGAGCCGAACTTCCTGCTGTCCGAGCGGGTCAACGAGAACAGCCAGGTCCTCTACAACCGCAACCCGCGCGACCGCGTCGAGAAGTTCGCGCCGTGGCTGACCATCGACTCCGACCCCTACCCGGCGGTCGTCGACGGACGCGTGGAGTGGATCCTCGACGGCTACACGACCACCGATCGCTACCCCGGTGCCGAGAAGGACTCCTTCAAGGACATGACCGACGACTCGTTGCAGGACAACGCGGGCATCCGCACGCTGCCGACCGACGAGATCAACTACATGCGCAACGCGGTCAAGGCGACCGTCGACGCCTACGACGGCACCGTCACGCTCTACGCGTGGGACGAGACCGACCCGATCCTGCAGGCGTGGCGGAGCGCGTTCCCCGGCACGGTCAAGGACAAGTCGGAGATCCCGCCGGACCTGCTGCAGCACCTGCGCTACCCCGAGGACCTGTTCAAGGTGCAGCGCTTCCAGTACGCCCGCTACCACGTCACCGACGCCGGCGACTTCTACCAGGGCAACAACCGCTGGTCGGTGCCGGAGGACCCCAACACCAACGGGCACCTGCAGCCGCCGTACCGGCTCTTCGTCGACCAGCCGGTCGACGGTGGCGGCGAGCGCAGCACGTTCTCGCTGACGTCGGTGTTCACGCCGTACAACAAGAGCAACCTGGCGGCGTTCGTCTCCGTCGACTCCGACGCGACCGACCCGTCGACCTACGGCCGGATGCGGGCGCTGGTCCTGCCCGACTCGCGCACGGACGGTCCTGGGCTGATCGCCAACAAGTTCTCCTCCAACAGCGACGTGCGCGCTGCGCTGCTGCCCTTCCAGTCCGGTGACGCGCCGCCGATCTTCGGCAACCTGCTGACCCTCCCGGTCGCCGACGGGCTCATCTACGTCGAGCCCGTCTACGCCGTCCGCGCCGGCTCCACGTCCGGCTACCCGAGCCTGCAGTTCGTGCTCGCGTCGTACGGCGGGGAGGTGGGCATCGGCCCGACCCTCCACCAGGCGCTCGCCGACGTGCTCGGCGTCGACGGCACCGTCACGCCGCCCGACGGCAGCGGGAACGGGAATGGCAACGGCAATGGCAACGGGAACGGGAACGGGACCAGCTCGCTCAGCGCCCAGATCCGCACCAAGCTCGCCGCCGCCGAGAGCGCCTTCGAGGCCGCCGACCGCGCCCTCAAGGCCGGCGACCCGGTGGAGTACGCCCGCCAGGTGCAGATCGGCCGCGACCTCGTCGCCGACGCCGCCAGCCTCGCCGCCCAACAGAAGAGGTGA
- a CDS encoding SGNH/GDSL hydrolase family protein: protein MTTQADYIRFAALGDSATLGLDDPVDRGWRGWARLLSDAIATAHQVSFCNLALPGATVSEVREHQLPLALAHRPVIASLVVGLNDAMRSTWDARRIREDLLHCARELAESGAMVITARFHDHGRAIGLPGFLARPLARRIAELNGIYDEVHELYGVLRIDLGPDGAAAHRDFWAHDRLHPSELGHRHVAVRVARLLNAEGLEFELPSLVCTGPRVGRVKGAQVLATEAAPWIARRIRDLTPHAGRLLVRQVRLRW, encoded by the coding sequence ATGACCACTCAGGCCGACTACATCAGGTTCGCCGCTCTCGGCGACTCAGCCACCCTCGGTCTTGACGACCCGGTCGACAGGGGCTGGCGCGGTTGGGCCCGCCTCCTGTCCGACGCCATCGCCACCGCTCACCAGGTGTCGTTCTGCAACCTGGCCCTGCCCGGCGCGACCGTGTCCGAGGTCCGTGAGCACCAGCTACCACTGGCACTGGCCCACCGCCCGGTCATCGCCTCGCTCGTGGTCGGCCTCAATGACGCCATGCGCTCAACGTGGGACGCGCGACGGATCCGTGAGGACCTGCTCCATTGCGCACGCGAACTGGCCGAGTCGGGAGCGATGGTCATCACCGCCCGGTTTCACGACCACGGTAGGGCCATCGGCCTCCCCGGGTTCCTGGCTCGCCCCCTTGCCAGGCGGATCGCCGAGCTCAACGGGATCTACGACGAGGTCCACGAGCTCTACGGCGTGCTGCGCATCGACCTGGGCCCAGACGGTGCCGCCGCCCACCGGGACTTCTGGGCCCATGACCGGCTCCACCCCTCCGAGCTCGGGCATCGCCACGTCGCGGTCCGCGTCGCCCGGTTGCTGAACGCGGAAGGGCTCGAGTTCGAGCTCCCCTCGCTCGTCTGCACCGGGCCACGCGTGGGCCGTGTCAAGGGTGCGCAGGTGCTGGCGACCGAGGCGGCTCCCTGGATCGCGCGCCGCATCCGTGACTTGACGCCGCATGCGGGCCGCCTGCTGGTCAGGCAGGTGCGCTTGCGGTGGTGA
- a CDS encoding thiamine phosphate synthase, protein MLLPRLFCLVDATDDLSVLPALASAGVTGFQVRAKAVDDRALLALTRAVRAAVEEYGALVVVDDRVDVALVAGAAGVHLGATDLPVADARRIAPGLLIGATCRSRAEVVAARDWGADYAGFGPVFASASKAGLPDPLGVAAVAAATGVLPLIAIGGIDAAGAALVRAAGAHGVAVIGSIWRPPDPVAAAKELVAAVA, encoded by the coding sequence GTGCTGTTGCCACGCCTGTTCTGTCTGGTCGATGCCACCGACGACCTGTCCGTGTTGCCGGCCCTTGCGTCGGCGGGCGTCACGGGTTTCCAGGTCCGCGCCAAGGCGGTCGACGACCGTGCGCTGCTGGCCCTGACCCGCGCAGTCCGCGCCGCGGTCGAGGAGTACGGCGCCCTCGTGGTCGTCGACGACCGGGTCGACGTGGCCCTGGTCGCGGGGGCCGCGGGGGTTCACCTTGGTGCGACGGACCTGCCGGTGGCCGATGCGCGCCGGATCGCACCGGGACTGCTGATCGGGGCCACCTGCCGCTCCCGTGCGGAGGTCGTGGCGGCCCGTGACTGGGGGGCGGACTATGCCGGCTTCGGTCCGGTGTTCGCCTCGGCCTCCAAGGCAGGTCTGCCCGACCCCCTGGGCGTGGCCGCGGTCGCCGCAGCCACCGGAGTGCTGCCGCTGATCGCGATCGGGGGCATCGATGCGGCTGGGGCCGCCCTGGTGCGTGCGGCGGGCGCCCACGGGGTCGCCGTGATCGGCTCGATCTGGCGGCCGCCCGACCCGGTCGCAGCCGCGAAGGAGCTCGTGGCAGCGGTCGCCTGA